TGCCGGACGGGGGGTTTATACTGGCCGACTTCGCCGCCGGTCAAAGCCGCGTGGTGCGCGCCACCGCCGCCGGTCCACTGCTTGAAGCGCCGTGGTTTCACGAGGCAACGCCACGCATCGCCGTGACGGTCGGCGATATGCAGGGCGCGTTGCCACCGCTGCTCTTGTCCGATCTGCGCGTGGCTTGGGATGCCGGATTGCGCAGCGCTGTGCCGGGGTTTCTGGGCCAAGGCGGGGTGCAGCCGCAGGCCGCAACCCTGCTTGCTGCGCGGCTTGCGGGGCGCGATGTTGTGATTGCTGCCGCCGCTGATGGTCAGGGTTTGTCCGTCCTGTCGTTTGGTCCGGATCAAAGCATCGCGGCGGTGACGACCATGATGGACAGCGACAGCCACTATCTGCGCGCCATTTCCGACATCGCGGTCATCGAGCGGCCCGGTGAAGTGCTTGTCTTTGCCGCCTCTGCGCAAGAGAGTGGCATAACGGTCCTGCGCCTCTTGGAAGAGGGCGGGCTAGAGCCTGTTGCCAGCCTTGGGCGCAATGACAGCCTGCCGGTCCAGACGATCACGGCGCTTGCCCCGGCAGACATCGCCGGGCGTGCGTTTCTGATTGTCGCTGCGGCGGACAGTTCCAGCCTGACCGTGCTTCGCGTCGGTGACGCGGGCACGCTTGATGTCGCGGATCACCTTATCGACGGGCTTGCGACCCGGTTCGCCGGGGTATCGCATCTCGAAGTGGTGTCCGTAGACGGGCATGTTTTCCTGCTGGTCGCAGGCCGGGATGCGGGGCTTAGCCTTTTGCGCCTGACCGCCGAGGGGCGGCTCTTGCATATTGATACGCTCGCGGATGAGGTGGCCTTTGCCCTCAACGGTGTCTCAGGCCTTGCGGCACAGGTCCGGGCGGGCGGGATCGACATTCTGGTCACTGCGGCGGGCGAGGCGGGGCTAAGCCTCTTTCGTGTCGATCTTGGTCCTTTGGGGCTGGTCTTGCACGGCAATGCTGCACGGATCGAAGGCGGCATGCGCGATGACCTCTTGTCGCGCAGCGGCGGCAATGGGGTGCTTGACGGCGCAGAGGGGGACGATACGCTCAGCGATGGTCCCGGCGCGGATACGCTTGTGGGCGGCACGGGGGCCGATGTCTTTGTCCTGCGGGCCGATGGGCAACGCGATGTCATTGCCGATTTCACCTTGGGTGAGGATCGGCTCGACCTCTCGCTCTGGCCAATGCTGCGCAATCTTGGGCAGTTGGCGTTTACTCCGACAGCTACGGGGGCCCTTTTGCGCTTTGGGCTTGAAGAGGTGGACTTGCGCAATGCCGCAGGCGGGGCCTTTGTTGCCACGGATCTGCCCGGTCTGCTTTTGCCATTGGTCTCGCATTTCGACGTAGTTCTGGGGCCGCTGCAGGTGGCACCCCCTTCGGTGCGCCTGCCTCCCTTGCCGCTGCCCCCGCCTGTTCTGCCCGAGGTCGCCGCCCTCCTGCGGGTGGGGGGCGCGGGCGATGACCTGCTTGAGGGCGGACCCGAGGACGACACGCTTGCAGGCAATGCGGGCAATGACACGTTGCGCGGTAATGCGGGCAACGACCGTCTGGCTGGGGGTGATGGGCGTGATCAGATCGACGGTGGCGCAGGCCATGACAATATCGGGGGTGGTCTGGGGGCAGACCGGCTCTACGGGCAGGCGGGGGATGACACGATCGGCGGCGGCGCGGGGGACGATATGCTCTTTGGCGGCAACGGTGCCGATATCCTGAGTGGCGGGCCGGGCAATGACCTGCTTGAGGGCGGGGCGGGCAATGACCGCCTTGCCGGTAGCTTTGATCACGACACGGTGCGCGGCGGTCTTGGCGATGACCGCATCGGCGGCGGTCCGGGGCGCGACCTGCTCGACGGCGGTGAGGGCAATGATGAGCTTGGCGGTGGCGAGGCCGACGATACCGTGTTGGGCGGTGCCGGGGATGATTTTCTGGCCGGTGGTGGCCGGAACGACCTGCTTGATGGCGGCACCGGCAACGATACGCTGAACGCTGGCGCAGGCCATGACCGGCTGATCGGTGGCGAGGGGGCCGATATCTTTGTCTTCAACGATTTCACGGCTGGCGAGCGCGACGTGATTGTAGATTTTCAATTCGGAGAGGATCGCATCCGTCTGACCGGCATCGAGGGGCAGGGGCCAACAGGCCGCTTTCTCGCGCTCGACATTCAAGACACCGACGCAGGCGCTGTCCTGCGCTATGCGGGCCATGAGATATTGCTCGAAGACGTGACGGCATCCAGCCTTTCACGTGACGATTTCATCTTCCTGTAAGGCGGCCCAAGGCTGGGAAAGTGCGGTTTAAAACACCCACCCATCCGCTGCCATGAAAGCCATCCCTCGGATCTAGCGGATAGTCGAGGGTTCTGAAATCAATGTCATAAATGCTTTGAATTGTCGCCAGCGTTTCGGGAGTGATGAAATTGTCATAATTGAAATTCATCTCGCTCAGCGCGCGGGCAGGCAGATTGCCCAGATACCCCGCGACCGGGCTTTCGGGCAGGCGGGTGCGATTCAGCACGCGCGGTGTATAGTTCAGCCCCAGCTTTCGCGCGACCCGGGGCAATTCCACGTCCAACCGCTCGACATGCACGACAAAATCATAATGGATGCCGACCTCTTTGTAGAACGCAGGCACCTGCGTTTCCCAATGCCCGTTGATCAGGTTCTCAGGGCGTGGTCGGCTTGCATGCAGATGCGCGACCGTGTCCAGAAACGCCTCAAAGGACATGCTGTTATCGTGGGGGTCGGCACCGGTGCGCGCGCAGTAGAGGTCATGCAACTCCTGAGCAAAAGGCTCCAGATCCGCACGACAGAGCAATTGCCGGCCGCGATAGATGCAGAATTTGTTGAAATAGGCGCTGATGATCCGTGTCACCGGATGCCGAACCAGAATCACCGAGCGATAGTTGCGCGCCGATAGCGCCTCGGCGCAGCCACGAAAAGGGGCGCTGTTGGTGTGGAAGTACTGCTTGCGGGCCGGGCGTGACGGCATGTTATCGGCCAAAAAGTTGAACAGCGTGGTACAGGCCGCCTTTTGCGACCAAAAGAACACCGTTTTGCTGTCATCATGAATATAGCCGCGCCAGCCCATGCGCTCCGCCTTTGGCCAAGGGTCGTCCCCCATGGCTTAATGCGCGGGGCCTGCCTTGGCAACGCGCGGGTGGGGTTTTTGCGCCTTGTCTCGCGTGGCATGGGTCTCTAGGTTGCGCCAGACCGATTGGAGGGCTTCGTTCATCATGGCCAAGCGCCTTTTTCTGCATGTCGGGATGCCAAAATGCGCGACGACGTCGATTCAGGCCTATCTCGCGGCTCATGCAGACGATCTGGCCGCGCGCGGCCTGAATTATACATTCGCACCCGGAGAGCAAATTCCAGAGCAGGGTAATGCCAGCCATCTGGCCAATGCCCTCATCACGGGCGACACGCGGCGCGGCTGGGAACTGCTGGATTACTTTCTGCGGCCCGAGGGCAATGTGATCCTCAGTTCCGAGTATCTTTTTGGGGTCTCGCGCGGGGCCGTCGCGGAAGAGTTGATTGCGCGCATCCGTCAGGCCGGTTTCGACGTCTGCGTGATCTGTTATTTCCGCCGACAAGATCTGTGGATCGAATCCGACTACAAGCAGCATGTCAAAAGCGGTGCAGACTGGCGTCGGGGAATCGTGGCCCTTCTGAACGAGCGGGTCGAAAAACAGGTGCTCAACTACAACGCGATGCTGATGAACTGGGCGCGCTTCGTGGGGCATGACAATGTGCTCGCGGTGCCCTTGCGACCAGAGCAGGGGCCTGACTATGCGGTGCGCCGCTTTCTTGAAGCGCTCGATGTTGCGGATATGCTGCCGCAGGGGTCTGCCGGTCCAAAGCATCACAATGTCAGCCCGCCGACCGGCCTGATAGAGCCTGCGCGCTATCTCAAACGTGCGATGCTGGATCGGGGCGTATCACTATCGCTGGTCCAGCAAGAGGTGGATCGCTTCTTTGACGTGGCCCCACGGCTGGTCCGCGTACCTCAGCGCCGGTTCCTGCTGACCCATATTCGTCGGCAACGCTTGTTGCGAAATTGCGAGACCTCGAATGCCGCGCTCGCACGCAATTTTCTCGGGGGCATACCAGCCTTTGACATGGTGCCAGAGGAGGACGCGCCAAGCGAAATTCCGCTAGGCGCAGAGGCGGCCGGCATCCTTGCAGCCTATCACGTGGACAGCCAAAATAACCTGCGCGCGCGCGGGACCATCGAGCGTGGATTGGGTCTGCTCAAGCGCTCTGTGACGGCACTGCGCGTCAGAAATTGATGATATCCCGGTGATACCGGCGGAGCAGCAGTAGACCAAGCGCCAGTGTTATGCCCGATACGGCCATCACGAACACCGAAGAGACATAGGTGGCGTCATAGGTGCTGTAGATGCCCTTGCGCACCAGCCCGATAGGATGGATCAGCGGATTCCACCACATCCAATCCCGATAGGGCAGCGGGACGGTATCGAAGAGAAAAATCACACCGGAAATGATCAAAAGGGGGCGGTTCAACACAGCCCAAGCCCGTTCCCAGATTGGAAACACCGACAACAAAAAGCAGTTGAGCGTGCCAACCCCGGCCCCAAGCGCAAAGGTAAGCGTATAGCCCCACGCAATAGCCCTCATGTCGACGATAACATTGAGATCATAAACAATGATAATCAGAGGCAACAGGATCACCGCGATCATGATGCTGGTTATGACGTTCAGAATGAACCGCGCAATCAGGGCATCGGTGTAGGTCACACCGGGATAGAACAACAACTGCTTGGAAAAGCGCAGCGAGACCGACATTTTATTGCTGATGTCCATATAGGCCATGAACGGCAGAATGCCGGTTGCAAAGAACAAGGGAAAATTGGTGCCGAGACTTGGGCTTTTGAATCCTAGGGAAAAGATGAAGGTCAGAAGGAAAATTCCTGCCACCGGCTCAAGCACCGCCCATAGGTATCCAAGCGCCGAACGCCCATAGGTCGCCGACATCTCGCGCAGCATCAACGCAATCACGGTCTGAACGGTGCCCGTGCGCTTGCGCGGCAGGGCCGGGGCAAAGGTTACATTTGTCATCTTGACGGATGGTGTATCACCCTGTCCTTTGATAGAAAATCCCCATCCGACAGATGTGATCGGACAACAACAGACCAAAGAGCAAGATTTGAACCAGTCCAATTCTCCTGCGGAAAAAGCGGCTCAACCCTCTGAACAGGGTGCCGCCCCCAAGACTGGGCCGGGTCCGAACGTGGTTCAGGCCCCTTCCGCCAAGACGTCCTTGCGTCCGCCTGCAAGGCCGGCGGGAATTCGCACGCGGCATGTTCTCATTGCCCTCAGCTTTGTGATTTG
The nucleotide sequence above comes from Roseovarius mucosus. Encoded proteins:
- a CDS encoding ABC transporter permease, encoding MTNVTFAPALPRKRTGTVQTVIALMLREMSATYGRSALGYLWAVLEPVAGIFLLTFIFSLGFKSPSLGTNFPLFFATGILPFMAYMDISNKMSVSLRFSKQLLFYPGVTYTDALIARFILNVITSIMIAVILLPLIIIVYDLNVIVDMRAIAWGYTLTFALGAGVGTLNCFLLSVFPIWERAWAVLNRPLLIISGVIFLFDTVPLPYRDWMWWNPLIHPIGLVRKGIYSTYDATYVSSVFVMAVSGITLALGLLLLRRYHRDIINF
- a CDS encoding calcium-binding protein, encoding MAVRLTHVGTNRAANFEVARAVVAITPLPDGGFILADFAAGQSRVVRATAAGPLLEAPWFHEATPRIAVTVGDMQGALPPLLLSDLRVAWDAGLRSAVPGFLGQGGVQPQAATLLAARLAGRDVVIAAAADGQGLSVLSFGPDQSIAAVTTMMDSDSHYLRAISDIAVIERPGEVLVFAASAQESGITVLRLLEEGGLEPVASLGRNDSLPVQTITALAPADIAGRAFLIVAAADSSSLTVLRVGDAGTLDVADHLIDGLATRFAGVSHLEVVSVDGHVFLLVAGRDAGLSLLRLTAEGRLLHIDTLADEVAFALNGVSGLAAQVRAGGIDILVTAAGEAGLSLFRVDLGPLGLVLHGNAARIEGGMRDDLLSRSGGNGVLDGAEGDDTLSDGPGADTLVGGTGADVFVLRADGQRDVIADFTLGEDRLDLSLWPMLRNLGQLAFTPTATGALLRFGLEEVDLRNAAGGAFVATDLPGLLLPLVSHFDVVLGPLQVAPPSVRLPPLPLPPPVLPEVAALLRVGGAGDDLLEGGPEDDTLAGNAGNDTLRGNAGNDRLAGGDGRDQIDGGAGHDNIGGGLGADRLYGQAGDDTIGGGAGDDMLFGGNGADILSGGPGNDLLEGGAGNDRLAGSFDHDTVRGGLGDDRIGGGPGRDLLDGGEGNDELGGGEADDTVLGGAGDDFLAGGGRNDLLDGGTGNDTLNAGAGHDRLIGGEGADIFVFNDFTAGERDVIVDFQFGEDRIRLTGIEGQGPTGRFLALDIQDTDAGAVLRYAGHEILLEDVTASSLSRDDFIFL
- a CDS encoding sulfotransferase family 2 domain-containing protein, translating into MGDDPWPKAERMGWRGYIHDDSKTVFFWSQKAACTTLFNFLADNMPSRPARKQYFHTNSAPFRGCAEALSARNYRSVILVRHPVTRIISAYFNKFCIYRGRQLLCRADLEPFAQELHDLYCARTGADPHDNSMSFEAFLDTVAHLHASRPRPENLINGHWETQVPAFYKEVGIHYDFVVHVERLDVELPRVARKLGLNYTPRVLNRTRLPESPVAGYLGNLPARALSEMNFNYDNFITPETLATIQSIYDIDFRTLDYPLDPRDGFHGSGWVGVLNRTFPALGRLTGR